One Coffea arabica cultivar ET-39 chromosome 5c, Coffea Arabica ET-39 HiFi, whole genome shotgun sequence DNA window includes the following coding sequences:
- the LOC140007604 gene encoding glutamate receptor 2.8-like yields the protein MSSRCISMAFSDFYASHSHYKTRLVLHTRDSNNSVIGAAHAAGDLMTSAKVQAILGPQTSMQANFVINLGQNAEIPIISFSATSPTLSSLRSAYFIRATLNDSCQAQAISSLLQTFGWREAVPVYVDTEFGEGIIPYLADAFREAETHIPYRSVIHPSATDAEIAAELYKLMTMQTRVFIVHMPPILGYRLFDRAKEVGMMTEEYVWIITTGITNHLSFLHLFAKESMQGVIGVKPHVPRRKKLNRFIARWKRKYVKDNVDVTFFGLWAYDAATALAIAVENALAKETRPSSAFHLESGVSQIGKHLPEVISRTKFNGLTGTFNVLDGQLQSSSFQIVNILSNGERGVGFWTPDRGITRTLQPTTSESHSSSKANLKGIIWPGDSTSTPKGWVIPTNGKKLRIGIPVRSGPNQFVNIIRDPCTNKTTFTGYSIDVFDSLMKMLPYYVPYEYVPFAKSDGESAGTYDDLVYQVYLKNYDAAVGDITIRANRSTYVDFTQPYAESGITMVVPVYDRRSKNAWVFLKPLTWDLWVISACFFIFIGFVIWILEHRTNEEFAGSSPHQVGTGFWFSFSILVFAHREKIVSNLARFVVIIWCFVVLILTQSYTASLASMLTMQQLEPTITHMQDLIRKDDNVGYAKGSFVLGFLKHMKFAESRLKEYDTLDDLDVLFTKDKAHGGIAAVLGEVPYMKLFLSKYCSKYAMVSPAIKTDGFGFAFPIGSPLVPDISRAVLNLTEGDKIVGIENEWLGQQTSCPEQTTLVSSHSLGLNSFWGLFLIVGIASFTALIIYGAMFIYEHRLSLSKLHAKDLWDKITICFRKREEEQDSGGLQMMNRSMQSSRHLQKTNHSILSMRTSSSSSSVSSRSSSGLLTVADVNLFALREGGNSFV from the exons ATGTCTTCAAGATGTATCTCCATGGCCTTTTCTGATTTTTATGCCTCCCATTCTCATTACAAGACCAGGCTGGTTCTGCACACTAGGGACTCCAACAATAGCGTTATTGGTGCTGCTCATGCAG CTGGTGATCTAATGACAAGTGCAAAAGTGCAAGCCATTCTTGGACCACAAACATCTATGCAAGCCAATTTTGTTATCAATCTAGGACAGAATGCTGAGATTCCCATCATTTCATTTTCTGCTACAAGCCCTACTCTTTCCTCTCTTAGAAGTGCATACTTCATACGAGCTACTCTAAACGATTCATGTCAAGCACAAGCAATTAGTTCCCTGCTTCAAACCTTTGGATGGAGAGAAGCAGTGCCAGTCTACGTAGACACTGAATTTGGAGAAGGGATTATTCCATACTTGGCTGACGCCTTCCGAGAAGCTGAGACTCATATCCCTTATAGAAGTGTAATTCATCCATCAGCAACTGATGCTGAGATTGCCGCAGAACTCTACAAGTTGATGACCATGCAAACTAGAGTTTTCATTGTACATATGCCTCCCATTCTTGGCTACCGTCTTTTTGATCGAGCAAAAGAGGTAGGGATGATGACTGAAGAATACGTTTGGATCATAACTACAGGGATCACTAACCACCTAAGTTTTCTACATCTTTTTGCCAAAGAATCGATGCAGGGGGTAATAGGAGTAAAACCTCATGTTCCGAGGAGGAAAAAGCTTAACCGGTTCATTGCTCGCTGGAAAAGGAAATATGTCAAGGACAATGTAGATGTTACTTTCTTTGGCTTATGGGCTTATGATGCAGCTACTGCACTAGCAATAGCAGTTGAAAATGCTCTAGCAAAGGAAACTAGGCCTTCAAGTGCCTTCCACCTTGAGTCTGGGGTCTCTCAAATTGGAAAACACCTCCCAGAAGTAATATCAAGAACCAAATTTAATGGCCTCACTGGGACATTCAATGTGCTTGATGGACAACTACAATCATCAAGCTTTCAGATCGTCAACATCCTCAGTAACGGGGAGCGGGGAGTTGGCTTTTGGACCCCAGACAGGGGAATTACTAGGACACTTCAACCTACAACTTCTGAATCACACTCTTCTTCGAAAGCCAATTTAAAAGGGATTATATGGCCAGGTGATTCCACATCCACCCCAAAGGGTTGGGTAATACCAACAAATGGGAAGAAGTTGAGAATAGGAATCCCAGTCAGGAGTGGTCCTAATCAATTTGTCAACATAATAAGAGATCCTTGCACTAACAAGACGACTTTTACAGGGTACTCGATAGATGTTTTTGATTCTTTAATGAAAATGCTGCCATATTATGTTCCTTATGAATATGTTCCATTTGCAAAGTCGGATGGTGAGAGTGCTGGTACCTATGATGACTTGGTCTATCAGGTTTACCTTAAG AATTATGATGCTGCTGTGGGAGATATTACCATTAGAGCTAACAGGTCTACATATGTTGACTTCACACAACCATATGCTGAATCTGGCATCACAATGGTTGTGCCTGTCTATGACAGGAGGAGTAAGAATGCGTGGGTTTTCTTGAAGCCACTGACTTGGGACCTCTGGGTCATTAGTGCTTGCTTCTTCATTTTCATTGGTTTTGTGATTTGGATTCTTGAGCATCGGACGAACGAAGAATTTGCTGGATCTAGTCCACATCAAGTTGGCACTGGGTTCTGGTTCTCCTTTTCAATCTTGGTCTTTGCTCATA GGGAGAAAATAGTGAGCAACTTAGCTAGGTTCGTGGTGATTATATGGTGTTTTGTGGTTCTAATCTTAACTCAGAGTTACACGGCCAGCTTAGCATCAATGTTGACCATGCAACAGCTTGAGCCAACGATCACTCATATGCAAGATCTCATAAGGAAAGATGACAATGTAGGCTACGCAAAGGGCTCTTTTGTTTTAGGATTCTTAAAGCACATGAAGTTTGCTGAGTCGAGGCTTAAGGAATATGACACTCTAGATGATTTGGATGTACTTTTCACGAAGGACAAAGCTCATGGTGGTATTGCTGCTGTTTTAGGTGAAGTACCTTATATGAAACTTTTCCTGTCAAAGTATTGCTCAAAATATGCCATGGTCAGCCCAGCAATCAAGACTGATGGATTTGGCTTT GCATTCCCAATAGGTTCCCCACTTGTACCTGATATATCAAGAGCAGTCCTAAATCTCACTGAAGGGGATAAAATAGTTGGGATTGAGAATGAGTGGCTTGGGCAGCAAACTAGTTGTCCAGAACAAACCACTTTGGTATCATCACATAGTCTAGGACTCAACAGTTTCTGGGGCCTATTTCTTATTGTTGGAATTGCTTCGTTCACTGCCCTCATCATCTATGGAGCTATGTTCATTTATGAACACAGGCTTTCACTAAGCAAATTACATGCAAAAGATTTGTGGGATAAGATAACCATATGCTTCAGGAAGAGGGAAGAAGAGCAAGATTCTGGAGGTTTACAGATGATGAACCGTTCAATGCAAAGCTCTAGACATCTACAGAAgacaaatcactcaattttgTCCATGCGTACATCAAGTTCTAGTAGTAGTGTGTCTAGCCGATCATCATCAGGCCTATTAACTGTTGCAGATGTAAATTTGTTTGCCTTGAGGGAAGGAGGAAATTCATTTGTATAA